A single region of the Desulfovibrio sp. ZJ209 genome encodes:
- the rpmI gene encoding 50S ribosomal protein L35, whose translation MPKIKTRRAAAKRFQLTGSGKYRRRRQNMRHILTKKSPGRKMRLGKATLVDQANEKAVRRMLPNG comes from the coding sequence ATGCCCAAGATCAAGACCCGGCGCGCCGCCGCCAAGCGTTTCCAGCTCACCGGCAGCGGCAAGTACCGCCGCCGGCGCCAGAATATGCGCCACATCCTCACCAAGAAGTCCCCGGGCCGCAAGATGCGCCTCGGCAAGGCCACCCTGGTCGATCAGGCCAACGAGAAGGCCGTGCGCCGCATGCTGCCCAACGGCTAG
- a CDS encoding transporter substrate-binding domain-containing protein translates to MPSSAPHTAPLKLRRPALAGALACLLLLAFCLLTPAPAQAASEKLPPSLIDKVLDRGVLRVGFSSFVPWAMQDKNGEFIGFEVDVARRLAKDLGVELQLVPTRWSGIIPALLADKFDIIIGSMSVTPERNLKGNFTIPYDYATIEAVANKEKTKGMKFPEDYNKPGVVIAVRSGSTPALAAKKLFPEATLRPFDDEAPAVQDVIAGRSHLMLSSAPLPAFSVLRNPDVLYQPTTEAISRQPVGFLIRKGDVDSLNVLDNWIRMAEEEGWLKDRRNYWFHSTDWEKLVR, encoded by the coding sequence ATGCCCAGCTCCGCCCCTCACACCGCCCCCCTGAAACTGCGCCGCCCGGCCCTTGCCGGCGCGCTCGCCTGCCTCCTGCTGCTGGCCTTTTGCCTGCTCACGCCGGCGCCCGCGCAGGCGGCCTCCGAAAAGTTGCCGCCCTCGCTCATCGACAAGGTGCTCGACCGCGGCGTGCTGCGCGTGGGCTTTTCCTCCTTCGTGCCCTGGGCCATGCAGGACAAGAACGGCGAGTTCATCGGTTTTGAGGTGGACGTGGCCCGCCGCCTCGCCAAGGATCTGGGCGTGGAGCTGCAACTGGTGCCCACGCGCTGGTCGGGCATCATCCCGGCGCTGCTCGCCGACAAGTTCGACATCATCATCGGCAGCATGAGCGTCACGCCTGAGCGCAACCTCAAGGGCAATTTCACCATCCCCTATGACTACGCCACCATCGAGGCAGTGGCCAACAAGGAAAAGACCAAGGGCATGAAGTTCCCCGAGGACTACAACAAGCCCGGGGTCGTCATCGCCGTGCGCAGCGGCAGCACGCCCGCGCTGGCCGCCAAAAAGCTCTTCCCCGAGGCCACGCTGCGCCCCTTTGACGACGAGGCGCCGGCCGTGCAGGATGTCATCGCCGGCCGCTCGCACCTCATGCTCTCGTCAGCGCCGCTGCCCGCCTTCTCCGTGCTGCGCAATCCCGATGTCCTTTACCAGCCCACCACCGAGGCCATCTCGCGGCAGCCCGTGGGCTTCCTCATCCGCAAGGGCGACGTGGACTCGCTCAACGTGCTCGACAACTGGATCCGCATGGCGGAAGAGGAAGGCTGGCTCAAGGACCGCCGCAACTACTGGTTCCACAGCACGGACTGGGAGAAGCTCGTTCGATGA
- the rplT gene encoding 50S ribosomal protein L20 encodes MRVKRGMTTHRRHKKYLDAAKGFRGARHRLYRTAREAVERAWQNSFAGRKQRKRDFRALWIMRINAGCRLGGLSYSRFMHGLKAAGIALNRKVLANLAIERKDDFAAVVELAKAALKK; translated from the coding sequence ATGCGTGTGAAGAGAGGAATGACCACCCACCGCCGGCACAAAAAATATCTTGACGCGGCCAAGGGTTTTCGCGGCGCCCGTCACCGCCTGTACCGCACCGCCCGCGAGGCCGTCGAGCGCGCGTGGCAGAATTCCTTTGCCGGCCGCAAGCAGCGCAAGCGCGATTTCCGCGCGCTGTGGATCATGCGCATCAACGCCGGCTGCCGCCTGGGCGGCCTTTCCTACAGCCGCTTCATGCACGGCCTCAAGGCCGCGGGCATCGCCCTGAACCGCAAGGTCCTGGCCAACCTCGCCATCGAGCGCAAGGACGATTTCGCGGCCGTGGTCGAGCTGGCGAAAGCCGCCCTCAAGAAGTAG
- a CDS encoding amino acid ABC transporter permease, with the protein MPHNSSPPGHNAPEAPDAPGAPNPGGPHRRARFGWRGPVLLLALAALAWVYLELASEGMSYEWQWNRVWRHFGRWTAHGFVAGPLCEGLVMTLGIAAAGFCLSTLLGLAAAVCRLSPWHFCRLAAGAYIELLRNTPLLLQLFFVYFLLSPLFSLGPFGSAVLALGAFEGAYMAELFRAGLLSVPRGQWEAALSLGFGLSEALRLVILPQAARNMLPPLTSQIVTLIKDTSLVSAIAVADLTMRAQAIIAETFLAFEVWLLVAAIYLALTLLASVPAWLLERRNGSRPEAAADS; encoded by the coding sequence ATGCCGCACAATTCCTCCCCGCCGGGCCACAATGCCCCGGAAGCGCCGGACGCGCCGGGCGCACCGAATCCGGGTGGCCCGCACCGCCGCGCCCGCTTTGGCTGGAGGGGGCCGGTCCTCCTCCTCGCGCTGGCCGCGCTCGCTTGGGTCTATCTCGAGCTCGCCAGCGAGGGCATGAGCTACGAATGGCAGTGGAACCGCGTCTGGCGCCATTTCGGCCGCTGGACGGCCCACGGCTTCGTGGCCGGCCCCCTGTGCGAGGGGCTCGTCATGACCCTCGGCATCGCGGCGGCCGGTTTTTGCCTCTCCACCCTGCTCGGGCTCGCCGCGGCCGTGTGCCGCCTGTCGCCGTGGCACTTCTGCCGCCTCGCCGCCGGCGCCTATATCGAGCTGTTGCGCAACACGCCGCTCCTGCTCCAGCTTTTCTTCGTTTATTTCCTGCTGTCGCCGCTCTTTTCGCTCGGGCCTTTCGGCTCGGCGGTGCTGGCCCTCGGCGCGTTCGAGGGCGCCTATATGGCCGAGCTGTTCCGCGCAGGCCTGCTCAGCGTGCCCCGCGGCCAATGGGAGGCGGCGCTGAGCCTCGGCTTCGGCCTTTCCGAGGCCCTGCGCCTCGTCATCCTGCCGCAGGCGGCGCGCAACATGCTGCCCCCGCTCACGAGCCAGATAGTGACGCTCATCAAGGATACCTCGCTCGTGAGCGCCATCGCCGTGGCCGACCTCACCATGCGCGCCCAGGCCATCATCGCCGAGACCTTTCTGGCCTTCGAGGTCTGGCTGCTCGTGGCCGCCATCTACCTCGCGCTGACGCTCTTGGCGTCCGTGCCCGCCTGGCTGCTGGAACGCCGCAACGGCTCGCGGCCCGAGGCCGCCGCGGATTCCTGA
- the upp gene encoding uracil phosphoribosyltransferase produces MAAYVVDHPLVRHKLGLLRTASTCTSEFRRIANEIAGLLMYEASKDLPTEPREAEGWAGPIEVDALSGKKLTVVPILRAGLGLMDGVLAMVPAARISVVGLYRDEKTLKPVEYYVKLASDLEDRFAFILDPMLATGGSMVATIDILKRNGCKHIHTLNLVCAPEGIAAVEAAHPDVDIYTAAIDEGLNADGYILPGLGDAGDRIFGTK; encoded by the coding sequence ATGGCAGCCTATGTGGTCGATCATCCCCTGGTGCGGCACAAGCTGGGCCTTTTGCGCACGGCAAGCACCTGCACCAGCGAATTCCGGCGCATCGCCAACGAGATCGCCGGCCTGCTCATGTACGAGGCCAGCAAGGATCTCCCCACCGAGCCCCGCGAGGCCGAGGGCTGGGCGGGCCCCATCGAGGTGGACGCCCTCTCCGGCAAGAAGCTCACCGTGGTGCCCATCCTGCGCGCGGGCCTGGGGCTCATGGACGGCGTGCTCGCCATGGTGCCGGCCGCCAGGATCAGCGTGGTGGGCCTCTACCGCGACGAGAAAACGCTCAAGCCCGTGGAATATTATGTGAAGCTCGCGAGCGACCTGGAAGACCGCTTCGCCTTCATCCTCGACCCCATGCTGGCGACCGGCGGCTCCATGGTGGCGACCATCGACATCCTCAAGCGCAACGGCTGCAAGCACATCCACACCCTGAACCTCGTCTGCGCGCCCGAGGGCATCGCCGCCGTGGAGGCCGCGCACCCGGACGTGGACATCTACACCGCCGCCATCGACGAGGGCCTGAACGCCGATGGCTACATCCTGCCGGGCCTCGGCGACGCCGGCGACCGCATCTTCGGCACGAAGTAA
- the thrS gene encoding threonine--tRNA ligase: MDVLVEGRAVSAASGATVADVLREALSGKKFKAVVAARVPGAGDEPGRLLDLSAPVPADCAALEPVFADSPEGLALIRHSTAHVMAAAVKKLFPKAKVTIGPAIDNGFYYDFDVERPFSSEDFAAIEAEMQRMAEAALPFTREDVGKAEALARFRDLGETYKVELIENLPGETVSLYTCGDFTDLCRGPHVPHTGFARASKLMSVAGAYWHGDEKNPMLSRIYGTAFADQKSLDAYLRQLEEAKRRDHRKLGRELSLFTFHEDVAPGMVFWLPKGMLVRTILEDFWRKEHLRRGYDIVQGPQLLRVETWQRSGHYDHYRENMYFTQIEEDAYGIKPMNCIGHMLLYKHELHSYRDLPQRYFELGVVHRHEKSGVLHGLLRVRQFTQDDAHILCTPGQLQDEILGVIHLIRALMELFGFEYKVAVSTRPESSIGTDEAWEQATGALMSAVEAAGLPYEINAGDGAFYGPKIDVRLLDSLGREWQCSTIQVDFTLPERFDLVYVGQDGERHRPVMVHRAIMGSVERFIGVLIEHYAGALPTWLAPEQARLLTVTDEAAEAAKRLRAELLALGIRAGEDTRNEKLGFKVREAQLAKVPYMLVVGEKEVQAGGVSVRLRSGENLGLKSVAEVAALIRADAEEPFKRGGMRYSFS, from the coding sequence ATGGATGTTCTGGTGGAGGGCCGGGCGGTCAGCGCCGCCTCCGGGGCCACGGTGGCCGATGTCTTGCGTGAGGCCCTGAGCGGCAAGAAATTCAAGGCCGTGGTGGCCGCCCGCGTGCCCGGCGCGGGGGACGAGCCCGGGCGTCTGCTGGATCTTTCCGCGCCCGTGCCCGCCGATTGCGCCGCGCTTGAGCCCGTGTTCGCCGATTCACCCGAGGGGCTTGCCCTCATCCGCCATTCCACGGCCCATGTGATGGCCGCGGCCGTGAAAAAGCTCTTCCCCAAGGCGAAAGTCACCATCGGGCCGGCCATCGATAACGGCTTTTACTACGATTTCGACGTGGAGCGCCCCTTCTCCAGCGAGGATTTCGCGGCCATCGAGGCCGAGATGCAGCGTATGGCTGAGGCGGCGCTGCCCTTCACCCGCGAGGATGTGGGGAAGGCCGAGGCGCTCGCCCGCTTCAGGGACTTGGGGGAGACCTACAAGGTCGAGCTCATCGAGAATCTCCCCGGCGAGACGGTCTCGCTCTACACCTGCGGCGACTTCACCGATCTTTGCCGCGGCCCTCATGTGCCGCACACGGGCTTCGCGCGCGCCTCGAAGCTCATGAGCGTGGCCGGCGCCTACTGGCATGGCGACGAAAAAAATCCCATGCTTTCGCGCATCTACGGCACGGCCTTCGCGGACCAGAAAAGCCTCGACGCGTATCTTCGCCAGCTGGAAGAAGCCAAACGCCGCGATCACCGCAAGCTCGGCCGCGAGCTCTCGCTCTTCACCTTCCATGAGGACGTGGCCCCGGGCATGGTATTTTGGCTGCCCAAGGGCATGCTCGTGCGCACCATCCTCGAGGATTTCTGGCGCAAGGAGCATCTGCGCCGCGGCTATGACATTGTTCAGGGCCCGCAGCTTCTGCGCGTGGAGACGTGGCAGCGCTCCGGCCACTACGACCACTACCGCGAGAACATGTATTTCACGCAGATAGAGGAAGACGCCTACGGCATCAAGCCCATGAACTGCATCGGGCACATGCTCCTCTACAAGCACGAGCTGCACAGCTACCGCGACCTGCCGCAGCGCTATTTCGAGCTCGGCGTGGTGCACCGCCACGAAAAGAGCGGCGTCTTGCACGGGCTTTTGCGCGTGCGCCAGTTCACGCAGGACGACGCCCACATCCTCTGCACGCCCGGGCAGCTGCAGGACGAGATATTGGGCGTCATCCACCTCATCCGCGCGCTCATGGAGCTTTTTGGCTTCGAGTACAAGGTGGCCGTGTCCACTCGGCCCGAGAGCAGCATCGGCACGGACGAAGCGTGGGAGCAGGCCACGGGCGCGCTCATGAGCGCCGTGGAGGCCGCGGGCCTCCCCTACGAGATCAACGCGGGCGACGGCGCCTTCTACGGGCCCAAGATCGATGTGCGCCTTTTGGATTCGCTCGGCCGCGAGTGGCAGTGCTCCACCATCCAGGTGGACTTCACCCTGCCCGAACGCTTCGATCTCGTCTATGTGGGCCAGGACGGCGAGCGCCACCGGCCCGTCATGGTGCATCGGGCCATCATGGGCTCGGTGGAGCGCTTCATCGGCGTGCTCATCGAGCACTATGCGGGGGCGCTCCCCACATGGCTCGCGCCCGAGCAGGCCCGCCTGCTCACGGTGACGGACGAGGCCGCCGAGGCGGCCAAGCGCCTGCGCGCCGAGCTGCTCGCGCTCGGCATCCGCGCCGGCGAGGACACGCGCAACGAGAAGCTGGGCTTCAAGGTGCGCGAGGCGCAGCTTGCCAAGGTTCCCTATATGTTGGTTGTCGGTGAAAAGGAAGTGCAGGCCGGCGGCGTGAGCGTGCGCCTGCGCAGCGGCGAGAACCTGGGGCTCAAGTCCGTGGCGGAGGTGGCCGCCCTCATCCGCGCGGACGCGGAGGAGCCCTTCAAGCGAGGAGGGATGCGCTATAGCTTCTCCTAA
- the pheS gene encoding phenylalanine--tRNA ligase subunit alpha, with product MDLMAALEALAPELEKGLSEAGSLDALEELRVEFLGRKGRLARIMGELPSLAPADRPAAGQAANRIKARMGELFAACKAAIEAGREAAALARFDPTMPGRDFWQGSLHPTTLVMNEVCGIFRGLGFDIASGPEVEIDHYNFEALNMPPEHPARDMQDTLYITETVLMRTHTSPVQVRTMLAQKPPLAVVAPGKVYRRDSDLTHTPMFHQIEGLMVGDGISMAHLRGILTAFVRAVFGADTRVRFRPSFFPFTEPSAEVDISCRICGGSGHVGDEPCRVCKGTGWVEILGCGMVDPAVFAAVDYPPEVSGFAFGLGVERIAMLKYGIGDLRMFFENDVRFLAQFGRGA from the coding sequence ATGGATCTCATGGCAGCATTGGAGGCCCTGGCGCCGGAACTGGAAAAGGGGCTCAGTGAGGCCGGCTCGCTGGACGCCCTCGAGGAGCTGCGCGTGGAGTTTCTGGGCCGCAAGGGCCGGCTCGCGCGCATCATGGGGGAGCTCCCCTCGCTCGCCCCGGCCGACAGGCCCGCCGCCGGGCAGGCCGCCAACCGCATCAAGGCGCGCATGGGCGAGCTTTTCGCCGCGTGCAAGGCCGCCATCGAGGCCGGCCGCGAAGCCGCCGCGCTCGCCCGCTTCGATCCCACCATGCCCGGCCGCGACTTCTGGCAGGGCTCGCTCCATCCCACCACCCTGGTCATGAACGAGGTCTGCGGTATCTTCCGGGGCCTCGGCTTCGACATCGCCTCCGGCCCGGAGGTGGAGATCGACCACTACAATTTTGAAGCCCTGAACATGCCGCCCGAGCACCCGGCCCGCGACATGCAGGACACCCTGTATATCACCGAGACCGTGCTCATGCGCACCCACACCTCGCCGGTGCAGGTGCGCACCATGCTCGCGCAGAAGCCGCCGCTGGCCGTGGTGGCGCCGGGCAAGGTCTACCGCCGGGATTCCGACCTCACGCACACGCCCATGTTCCACCAGATCGAGGGCCTCATGGTGGGCGACGGCATCAGCATGGCGCATTTGCGCGGCATCCTCACGGCCTTTGTGCGCGCGGTTTTCGGGGCCGACACGCGGGTGCGCTTCCGCCCGAGCTTTTTCCCCTTCACCGAGCCTTCGGCCGAGGTGGACATTTCCTGCCGCATCTGCGGCGGCTCGGGCCATGTGGGCGACGAGCCCTGCCGCGTGTGCAAGGGCACGGGCTGGGTGGAGATTCTGGGCTGCGGCATGGTGGACCCGGCGGTGTTCGCCGCCGTGGACTATCCGCCCGAGGTGAGCGGCTTTGCCTTCGGCCTCGGGGTGGAGCGCATCGCCATGCTCAAGTACGGCATCGGCGATTTGCGCATGTTTTTCGAGAACGATGTGCGCTTCCTCGCCCAGTTCGGGCGGGGCGCCTAG
- the infC gene encoding translation initiation factor IF-3: MRRDMPQDGVRRNETIRAREVRVIGAEGDQLGILPRNEAIALAKEAGLDLVEVASNSEPPVCRIMDYGKFKYEQQKKKAEAKKRQSVVQIKEIKVRPKTDDHDYETKLRHIRRFLEDGDRCKVTVFFRGREIVHKDRGVAILERMVQDLADVAKMEQEPRAEGRTLQMLLVPKK, encoded by the coding sequence ATGCGCCGCGACATGCCGCAGGACGGCGTGAGGCGCAATGAGACCATCCGTGCGCGCGAGGTGCGCGTCATCGGCGCCGAGGGCGACCAGCTCGGCATCCTGCCGCGCAACGAGGCCATCGCGCTGGCCAAGGAGGCCGGGCTCGACCTCGTGGAGGTGGCCTCCAATTCCGAGCCGCCTGTCTGCCGCATCATGGACTACGGCAAGTTCAAGTACGAGCAGCAGAAAAAGAAGGCCGAGGCCAAGAAGCGCCAGAGCGTCGTGCAGATCAAGGAGATCAAGGTCCGCCCCAAGACCGACGACCACGACTACGAGACCAAGCTGAGGCACATCCGCCGCTTCCTCGAGGACGGCGACCGCTGCAAGGTGACGGTGTTCTTCCGGGGGCGCGAGATCGTCCACAAGGACCGCGGCGTGGCCATCCTCGAGCGCATGGTGCAGGATCTGGCCGATGTGGCCAAGATGGAGCAGGAGCCGCGCGCCGAGGGGCGCACCCTCCAGATGCTCCTCGTGCCGAAAAAATAA
- a CDS encoding AAA family ATPase, with amino-acid sequence MAPDEGWFPEGYSPGISTEEWLELLHDKDVCKEGSLILLKCLKDSGGAASCKQLSRKYGRHAQAYNRAGSRLAERVARKTDCPVLQRENGKPRWWPVIFLGRFADAPKKDGYIWKLRPELAEALEHSDLSAIPLYENAGMNQMPVMNENAEITDEYRRAAKMLLAVAEENAIDIEAIAHEAEEERRTFVERFSPEKLLAIPDDNLLAALYLTQPSTKDYMMYHLEAKTESWGSIWGGSSHKFGLFQRAKDHRWVNASGQELTEADALAHAKDVREKLVQGSHLFENLNLSHREEIENLDAALQGIFGNSFAYIWMRKYFALLYPHKLSGFYSPDWQNYVLSTCRIPPMATPWARSAQIARISQQNGWQYPEFYQVFVSRFGKPPKEDNPEPVFKKKVNFQLPFSSHFPKNRIIFGAPGTGKSHKLKQDSGPYFGPNIERVTFHPDYAYSHFMGCYKPQTTREGNIRYGFVPGPFLRVLVRALRSGMEGNPQPHLLLIEELNRARVAAVFGDAFQLLDRADEGYSEYDIAVSEDVKEYLSRELGCAPGECERIRIPGNMFIWATMNSADQGVFPMDTAFKRRWSFEYLPIDPANPPDVLLPLNIGGNRVTISWNKLRGAINDSLSALRINEDKLIGPYFLKPSVLEVGENGIIKNIEGFNDVFKNKILMYLFEDAARQRRPELFKGCADHHRYSALCREYDERGLAIFGEDFVKTFSKNPS; translated from the coding sequence ATGGCTCCAGATGAGGGATGGTTCCCGGAAGGATACTCTCCCGGGATTTCCACGGAAGAGTGGCTGGAATTGTTGCATGACAAGGATGTCTGCAAGGAGGGGAGCCTCATCCTGCTCAAGTGCCTGAAGGATTCTGGCGGCGCGGCCTCGTGCAAGCAGCTCTCCCGGAAGTACGGGCGCCATGCCCAGGCGTATAATCGCGCCGGTTCCCGGCTGGCCGAAAGGGTAGCGCGGAAAACCGATTGCCCCGTGCTTCAGCGCGAAAACGGAAAGCCCCGATGGTGGCCTGTCATATTTTTGGGGCGCTTCGCGGATGCTCCTAAAAAGGACGGCTACATCTGGAAACTGCGGCCCGAACTGGCCGAGGCCCTCGAGCACTCTGACCTCAGCGCCATCCCCTTATATGAAAATGCAGGGATGAACCAGATGCCTGTCATGAATGAGAATGCAGAAATTACGGATGAATATCGACGCGCCGCTAAGATGCTCCTCGCGGTTGCGGAAGAGAATGCCATTGACATTGAAGCGATTGCTCATGAAGCAGAAGAAGAGCGACGTACTTTTGTTGAACGCTTTTCCCCGGAGAAACTGCTTGCCATTCCAGATGACAACTTGCTCGCTGCGCTCTATCTCACGCAACCCAGCACCAAAGATTATATGATGTATCATCTGGAGGCAAAAACCGAGAGCTGGGGGAGCATTTGGGGTGGATCATCGCACAAATTCGGTCTCTTCCAACGCGCAAAAGATCATCGCTGGGTAAATGCCAGCGGGCAAGAGCTCACAGAAGCTGACGCCCTTGCCCATGCCAAAGATGTGCGGGAAAAGCTTGTCCAGGGATCACATCTTTTTGAAAATCTCAATCTTTCCCATCGTGAAGAAATTGAAAATCTGGATGCAGCGTTACAGGGGATATTTGGGAACTCTTTTGCATACATATGGATGCGAAAATATTTTGCTTTATTGTATCCTCATAAATTGAGTGGCTTTTATTCTCCGGATTGGCAAAATTATGTCCTCTCCACCTGTCGGATTCCTCCAATGGCCACCCCTTGGGCCAGGAGCGCACAGATTGCGAGAATTTCCCAGCAGAATGGCTGGCAGTATCCGGAATTTTACCAAGTCTTTGTTTCGCGTTTCGGCAAACCGCCAAAAGAGGATAATCCAGAGCCGGTGTTCAAGAAAAAAGTAAATTTTCAACTCCCCTTCTCCTCCCATTTCCCCAAAAACAGGATCATCTTCGGGGCGCCGGGCACGGGCAAAAGCCATAAGCTCAAGCAAGATTCCGGCCCATACTTCGGCCCTAACATTGAACGTGTGACCTTTCATCCCGACTATGCCTATTCCCATTTCATGGGCTGCTACAAGCCGCAGACCACACGGGAGGGGAATATCCGCTACGGCTTCGTGCCCGGGCCCTTCCTGCGCGTGCTCGTCAGGGCGTTGCGCTCCGGCATGGAGGGCAACCCGCAGCCTCACCTGCTGCTCATTGAGGAGCTCAACCGCGCCCGTGTGGCGGCTGTTTTCGGCGACGCCTTTCAGCTTCTCGACCGTGCGGACGAGGGGTACAGCGAATACGACATTGCGGTATCGGAGGACGTGAAGGAGTACCTGTCCCGGGAGCTGGGCTGCGCCCCCGGGGAGTGCGAGCGCATCCGCATCCCGGGCAACATGTTCATCTGGGCGACCATGAACAGCGCGGACCAGGGCGTCTTCCCCATGGATACGGCGTTCAAGCGCCGCTGGTCGTTCGAGTACCTGCCCATTGACCCGGCAAATCCCCCGGACGTGCTCCTGCCCCTGAACATCGGGGGGAACCGCGTCACAATTTCATGGAACAAATTGCGCGGCGCCATCAACGACAGCCTCAGCGCCTTGCGCATCAACGAGGACAAGCTCATCGGCCCCTATTTCCTCAAGCCCTCTGTGCTCGAAGTGGGCGAGAACGGCATCATCAAGAATATTGAGGGCTTCAACGACGTTTTTAAGAACAAGATCCTCATGTACCTCTTTGAGGATGCCGCTCGTCAAAGGCGCCCGGAGCTCTTCAAGGGCTGCGCGGACCATCACCGCTATTCCGCGCTCTGCAGGGAGTACGATGAACGTGGCCTCGCCATCTTCGGGGAGGATTTTGTGAAGACCTTTTCCAAAAATCCGTCCTAG
- a CDS encoding translation initiation factor IF-2, protein MSPRHSGMEPPGGPRTSDVMPGGGPTRTAEGGMGYTDAYGNTLDDVPPPEKEPRKRPRAGAYGGYGAAPQERPLPDPGAATDAPPVWSFK, encoded by the coding sequence ATGAGCCCGCGGCATTCGGGCATGGAGCCTCCGGGGGGGCCGCGCACCTCGGACGTTATGCCGGGCGGCGGCCCCACGCGCACGGCCGAGGGCGGCATGGGCTATACGGACGCCTACGGCAATACGCTGGACGATGTGCCGCCGCCCGAAAAGGAGCCGCGCAAGCGGCCCCGCGCGGGCGCCTATGGCGGCTACGGCGCGGCCCCGCAGGAACGGCCGCTGCCCGACCCGGGGGCGGCCACCGATGCGCCCCCGGTCTGGTCATTTAAATAA
- a CDS encoding amino acid ABC transporter permease translates to MRDESWSPFRAWCRRPAPGDGPAARWRPAWQDAFLFCVLLAAGAWCVWRAANLPQYHWQWSVLGEFLLRRGANGQWEAGLLLLGLGVTLRIGFWGMVLALLTGVPVGLASAHARGAAALPSRVYVTIIRNTPPLVLIFFLYFFAGNLLPVAALEDGIRHLPGVLREAVALGFAPPGQMDRMLAAVLALGLYEGAYVAEIVRGGVESVPAGQWDAARALGFSRGQSLWLVILPQAARVVLPPLVGQTISTFKDSALASLISLPELTFQSLEVMAVSQMTFEIWISAGALYLMVGLACAGLGRWLERRSDFA, encoded by the coding sequence GTGCGGGACGAGTCATGGTCGCCCTTCCGCGCCTGGTGTCGGCGCCCCGCGCCCGGCGATGGCCCAGCCGCGCGCTGGCGCCCCGCCTGGCAGGACGCCTTCCTGTTCTGCGTGCTCCTCGCGGCTGGCGCCTGGTGCGTCTGGCGCGCCGCGAACCTGCCCCAATACCACTGGCAATGGTCTGTCCTCGGGGAATTCCTGCTCCGGCGCGGCGCCAACGGCCAGTGGGAGGCCGGCCTCTTGTTGCTCGGCCTCGGCGTGACCCTGCGCATCGGCTTTTGGGGCATGGTGCTCGCCCTGCTCACCGGGGTTCCCGTGGGCCTTGCCAGCGCCCATGCACGGGGCGCGGCGGCGCTCCCCTCGCGCGTCTACGTGACCATCATCCGCAACACGCCGCCCTTGGTGCTCATTTTCTTCCTCTACTTTTTCGCGGGCAACCTGCTGCCCGTGGCCGCGCTGGAAGATGGCATCCGGCACCTCCCCGGGGTTTTGCGCGAGGCCGTGGCCCTCGGCTTCGCGCCGCCCGGCCAGATGGACAGGATGCTCGCGGCCGTGCTGGCGCTTGGCCTCTACGAGGGCGCCTATGTGGCGGAGATCGTGCGCGGCGGCGTGGAGAGCGTGCCCGCCGGCCAGTGGGACGCGGCCCGCGCCCTCGGCTTTTCGCGCGGCCAGAGCCTTTGGCTCGTCATCCTGCCGCAGGCGGCGCGGGTGGTGCTGCCGCCGCTCGTGGGGCAGACCATCTCCACCTTCAAGGATTCGGCCCTCGCCTCGCTCATCTCGCTCCCTGAGCTCACCTTCCAGAGCCTCGAGGTCATGGCGGTGAGCCAGATGACCTTTGAGATCTGGATCAGCGCGGGCGCCCTGTACCTCATGGTGGGCCTCGCCTGCGCGGGCCTCGGCCGCTGGCTCGAGCGGCGCAGCGACTTTGCGTGA